A genomic window from Jiangella alba includes:
- a CDS encoding IS481 family transposase, whose translation MSHANAALTPRARLRLARLVVDRGWTYTAAAKMFLVTPRTAKKWADRYRSEGAAGMSERSSRPHSSPTRTSPQLVRRIVRLRWRHRLGPVQIAGRLAMSASTVHAVLVRCRINRLRHIDRVSSEPVRRYEHPHPGSLMHVDVTKFGNIPDGGGHRFLGRQQGDKNRETTANRTGQRDHRHHPRTGTAFVHTVIDDHSRVAYAEICTDEKATTAIGVLHRAVAWFAEHAVTVERVLSDNGSCYRSHAWRDACTELGITHKRTRPYRPQTNGKIERFHRTLADGWAYTRLYESTQQRNDALPGWLHFYNHHRAHSAIGDQPPISRLTNLPGHHT comes from the coding sequence GTGTCCCACGCTAACGCTGCACTGACTCCACGCGCGCGTCTGCGCCTTGCCCGACTCGTCGTCGACCGTGGCTGGACCTATACCGCCGCGGCCAAGATGTTCCTGGTCACCCCGCGCACCGCGAAGAAATGGGCCGACCGCTACCGCAGCGAAGGTGCTGCCGGGATGAGCGAGCGCAGTTCGCGGCCACACTCCAGCCCCACCAGAACCAGCCCACAGCTGGTACGGCGCATCGTGCGGCTGCGGTGGCGGCATCGGCTCGGCCCGGTCCAGATCGCCGGCAGACTCGCAATGTCCGCGTCGACCGTGCACGCGGTCCTGGTGCGCTGCCGGATCAACCGGCTGCGCCACATCGACCGCGTCAGCAGCGAACCGGTGCGTCGCTACGAGCATCCGCATCCGGGCTCGCTGATGCACGTCGATGTCACCAAGTTCGGCAACATCCCCGATGGTGGCGGGCACCGCTTCCTCGGGCGCCAGCAAGGTGACAAGAACCGAGAAACCACGGCGAACCGAACCGGACAACGCGACCACCGCCACCACCCCCGAACCGGCACCGCATTCGTGCACACCGTCATCGACGACCACTCCCGCGTCGCCTACGCCGAGATCTGCACCGATGAGAAGGCCACCACCGCCATCGGCGTGCTGCACCGTGCGGTGGCCTGGTTCGCCGAGCACGCCGTCACCGTCGAGCGCGTCCTGTCCGACAACGGCAGCTGCTACCGCTCCCACGCCTGGCGCGACGCCTGCACCGAACTCGGCATCACCCACAAACGGACCCGCCCCTACCGCCCGCAAACCAACGGCAAAATCGAACGCTTCCACCGCACCCTGGCCGACGGCTGGGCCTACACACGCCTCTACGAATCAACCCAGCAACGCAACGATGCCCTGCCCGGCTGGCTCCACTTCTACAATCACCACCGCGCCCACTCCGCCATCGGAGACCAACCACCGATCAGCCGCTTGACCAACCTCCCTGGACACCACACCTAG
- a CDS encoding amidohydrolase family protein — MTPSPAPALHVRGVLLPEAEHRDLWVRDGVVTFESVPDAVSVGTGWILPGLVDLHCHVGLAAGGAVPDDVAEQQALTDRDIGVLLVRDAGSPADTRWIDDRDDLPRIVRAGRHIARTKRYLRNFGWEIEPDELVAYVEQEARSGDGWVKLVGDWIDRDKGDLSPCWPRWALDAAIERAHELGARVTAHVFGEDALPDLLGAGIDGIEHGTGLSPDLVALMASRGVSLVPTLVNIANFPKFAAQGEAKFPGYAEHMRSLHARRYSNVRDAYDAGVPVFAGTDAGGQLPHGLLAREVLEFVSAGIPAEAAVAAASWKARSYLLGGSGLLDEGTPADLCLYADDPRVTPTTLLDPVRIILRGRVVR, encoded by the coding sequence GTGACGCCGTCGCCGGCGCCCGCGCTGCACGTGCGCGGAGTGCTCCTGCCCGAGGCCGAGCACCGCGACCTGTGGGTGCGTGACGGCGTCGTCACGTTCGAGTCGGTGCCCGACGCGGTCAGCGTGGGCACCGGCTGGATCCTCCCCGGCCTCGTCGACCTCCACTGCCACGTCGGCCTCGCCGCCGGCGGCGCCGTCCCCGACGACGTCGCCGAGCAGCAGGCGCTCACCGACCGCGACATCGGCGTCCTCCTCGTCCGCGACGCCGGCTCGCCCGCCGACACCCGCTGGATCGACGACCGCGACGACCTCCCGCGCATCGTCCGGGCCGGCCGTCACATCGCCCGCACCAAGCGCTACCTGCGCAACTTCGGCTGGGAGATCGAGCCCGACGAGCTCGTCGCCTACGTCGAGCAGGAGGCCCGCAGCGGTGACGGCTGGGTGAAGCTGGTCGGCGACTGGATCGACCGCGACAAGGGCGACCTCTCGCCGTGCTGGCCGCGGTGGGCGCTGGACGCCGCCATCGAGCGGGCGCACGAACTGGGCGCCCGGGTGACGGCGCACGTCTTCGGCGAGGACGCGCTGCCCGACCTCCTCGGCGCCGGCATCGACGGCATAGAGCACGGCACCGGGCTGTCCCCGGATCTCGTCGCCCTCATGGCCTCCCGCGGCGTGTCGCTCGTCCCCACCCTCGTCAACATCGCCAACTTCCCCAAGTTCGCCGCCCAGGGCGAGGCGAAGTTCCCCGGCTACGCGGAGCACATGCGCTCGCTGCACGCACGCCGCTACTCGAATGTCCGCGACGCCTACGACGCCGGCGTCCCCGTGTTCGCCGGCACCGACGCGGGTGGCCAGCTGCCGCACGGGCTGCTCGCGCGCGAGGTGCTGGAATTCGTCTCCGCCGGCATCCCCGCCGAAGCCGCCGTCGCGGCCGCCTCGTGGAAGGCGCGCTCGTACCTGCTGGGCGGCAGCGGCCTCCTGGACGAGGGCACGCCCGCCGACCTCTGCCTCTACGCCGACGACCCCCGCGTCACGCCGACGACCCTCCTCGACCCCGTCCGCATCATCCTCCGCGGCCGCGTCGTCCGCTGA
- the ffh gene encoding signal recognition particle protein, producing the protein MFATLTDRLTATFKNLRGKGRLSEADIDATAREIRVALLEADVALPVVKDFIAAVRERARGEEVSQALNPAQQMIKIVNDELVRILGGETRRLRFAKQPPTVVMLAGLQGAGKTTLAGKLALWLKEQGKQPLLVAADLQRPNAVTQLQVVGERAGVAVWAPEPGNGVGDPVAVAKSSIEHATSRLYDVVLVDTAGRLGVDEELMKQAADIRDAVQPDETLFVVDAMIGQDAVTTALAFQDGVGFDGVVLTKLDGDARGGAALSVASVTGKPVMFAAAGEKLTDFDVFHPERMASRILDLGDMLTLIESAQKAFDADQAEEMARKLQAKGGKDFTFDDFLQQMQAIKKMGSFKSLLGMLPGAGQMREALDSFDERELDRVQAIVHSMTPGERANPKIINGSRRARIAKGSGRQVSEVNQLVERFFMAREMMSQAARGKLGGIPGMPGMAGGIPGMPAIGGKKSKGKQPKQGKKGKRGARSGNPAKRAAQLAAADEKRAAEPQPGQLPSAFGGDAPEGDGNFDLPDDIAQFLKRR; encoded by the coding sequence GTGTTCGCCACGCTCACCGACCGCCTGACCGCGACGTTCAAGAACCTGCGCGGCAAGGGTCGCCTCTCCGAGGCCGACATCGACGCCACCGCCCGCGAGATCCGCGTCGCGCTGCTCGAGGCCGACGTCGCGCTGCCGGTGGTCAAGGACTTCATCGCCGCGGTCCGCGAGCGCGCCCGCGGCGAGGAGGTCTCGCAGGCCCTCAACCCGGCCCAGCAGATGATCAAGATCGTCAACGACGAGCTGGTCCGCATCCTGGGCGGCGAGACCCGCCGGCTGCGGTTCGCCAAGCAGCCGCCGACGGTCGTCATGCTCGCGGGTCTGCAGGGCGCCGGTAAGACGACGCTGGCGGGCAAGCTCGCGCTCTGGCTGAAGGAGCAGGGCAAGCAGCCGCTGCTCGTCGCGGCCGACCTCCAGCGCCCCAACGCCGTCACCCAGCTGCAGGTGGTCGGCGAGCGGGCCGGCGTCGCGGTGTGGGCGCCCGAGCCGGGCAACGGCGTGGGCGACCCCGTCGCCGTCGCGAAGTCCAGCATCGAGCACGCCACCAGCCGCCTCTACGACGTCGTCCTCGTCGACACCGCCGGCCGGCTGGGCGTCGACGAAGAGCTGATGAAGCAGGCCGCCGACATCCGCGACGCCGTCCAGCCCGACGAGACGCTGTTCGTCGTCGACGCCATGATCGGCCAGGACGCCGTCACCACCGCGCTCGCGTTCCAGGACGGCGTCGGCTTCGACGGCGTCGTGCTCACCAAGCTCGACGGCGACGCCCGCGGTGGCGCCGCGCTGTCCGTCGCGTCCGTCACGGGCAAGCCGGTGATGTTCGCGGCGGCGGGCGAGAAGCTCACCGACTTCGACGTGTTCCATCCCGAGCGCATGGCCTCGCGCATCCTCGACCTCGGCGACATGCTGACGCTGATCGAGTCGGCCCAGAAGGCGTTCGACGCCGACCAGGCCGAGGAGATGGCCCGCAAGCTGCAGGCCAAGGGCGGCAAGGACTTCACCTTCGACGACTTCCTGCAGCAGATGCAGGCGATCAAGAAGATGGGGTCGTTCAAGAGCCTGCTCGGCATGCTCCCCGGCGCCGGCCAGATGCGCGAGGCGCTCGACTCCTTCGACGAGCGCGAGCTCGACCGCGTCCAGGCCATCGTCCACTCCATGACGCCGGGCGAGCGGGCCAACCCGAAGATCATCAACGGCTCGCGCCGCGCCCGCATCGCGAAGGGCTCCGGCCGTCAGGTCAGCGAGGTCAACCAGCTGGTCGAGCGGTTCTTCATGGCCCGCGAGATGATGAGCCAGGCCGCGCGGGGCAAGCTCGGCGGCATCCCGGGCATGCCCGGCATGGCCGGTGGCATCCCCGGCATGCCCGCCATCGGCGGCAAGAAGAGCAAGGGCAAGCAGCCGAAGCAGGGCAAGAAGGGCAAGCGCGGGGCGCGCTCGGGCAACCCGGCCAAGCGGGCGGCGCAGCTCGCGGCCGCCGACGAGAAGCGCGCGGCCGAGCCGCAGCCCGGCCAGCTGCCGTCCGCGTTCGGCGGCGACGCACCCGAGGGCGACGGCAACTTCGACCTGCCCGACGACATCGCGCAGTTCCTCAAGCGGCGGTGA
- a CDS encoding GNAT family N-acetyltransferase, producing the protein MADDVRIHPATADRWDDLRVLLAPRGEGADACWCLAWRLPSGEFGRLPGPDREDRLHELVAGPLPPGLLAYVDGEPAGWCDVGPRTAMARLVRSTTIRPVDDLPVWSVVCFVVRTGYRRRGLAEELLHEAVAFAAAHGAPALEGYPVETGGARLSTSLAYVGTTGMFERAGFARVAATDATSARRPRWVMRRDLGGAARA; encoded by the coding sequence ATGGCCGACGACGTCCGGATCCACCCCGCGACGGCGGATCGCTGGGACGATCTGCGCGTCCTGCTCGCACCGCGCGGCGAGGGCGCCGACGCCTGCTGGTGCCTGGCCTGGCGGCTGCCGTCGGGCGAGTTCGGGCGGCTGCCCGGCCCGGACCGCGAGGACCGGCTGCACGAGCTGGTCGCCGGCCCCCTGCCGCCCGGCCTGCTCGCCTACGTCGACGGCGAACCGGCCGGCTGGTGCGACGTCGGGCCGCGGACGGCGATGGCGCGGCTGGTCCGCTCGACGACGATCCGGCCGGTCGACGACCTCCCGGTGTGGTCGGTCGTGTGCTTCGTGGTACGGACGGGCTACCGGCGGCGCGGGCTGGCGGAGGAGCTGCTGCACGAGGCGGTCGCGTTCGCGGCGGCGCACGGCGCGCCCGCCCTGGAGGGCTACCCGGTCGAGACCGGCGGGGCGCGGCTCAGCACCTCGCTGGCCTACGTCGGCACGACGGGGATGTTCGAGCGGGCCGGGTTCGCCCGCGTCGCCGCGACGGACGCGACCAGCGCCCGGCGGCCGCGGTGGGTCATGCGCCGCGACCTGGGCGGGGCGGCGCGTGCGTGA
- a CDS encoding alpha/beta hydrolase — translation MRDPREVLTRAAPPPRWTVAYGALPDQVIDVWPADGDGPRPLVVVVHGGFWRAEYDRRHAWPECAGFVAAGYAVAAVEYRRTGAGGGWPATFDDAAAALDAAPRLAGEVTAVRPGRVVHVGHSAGAHLAVWAASRGRLPAGARWAPPVPEAHPAGVVSLAGVLDLRAAFELRLDGGAADELLGGGPDERPERYSVADPLALAPPGRPVRLLHGTADRQVPPELSRRYAAAAGTGATLRELDGVEHFGLIDPESSAWPAVLDAVAELMRSA, via the coding sequence GTGCGTGACCCGCGCGAGGTGCTGACGCGGGCCGCTCCCCCGCCGCGGTGGACGGTGGCCTACGGCGCCCTGCCCGACCAGGTGATCGACGTGTGGCCGGCGGACGGCGACGGGCCACGGCCGCTGGTCGTCGTGGTGCACGGCGGGTTCTGGCGGGCGGAGTACGACCGGCGGCACGCGTGGCCCGAGTGCGCCGGGTTCGTCGCGGCGGGGTACGCGGTGGCGGCGGTCGAGTACCGGCGGACGGGCGCGGGCGGCGGCTGGCCGGCGACGTTCGACGACGCGGCGGCGGCGCTGGACGCGGCGCCGCGGCTGGCGGGCGAGGTCACGGCGGTGCGTCCGGGCCGGGTCGTGCACGTGGGGCACTCCGCGGGCGCCCACCTCGCCGTGTGGGCGGCGTCGCGGGGACGGCTGCCGGCCGGTGCCCGCTGGGCGCCGCCCGTGCCCGAGGCGCACCCGGCCGGGGTGGTGTCGCTGGCCGGGGTGCTCGACCTGCGCGCGGCGTTCGAGCTGCGGCTGGACGGCGGCGCCGCGGACGAGCTGCTCGGCGGCGGGCCGGACGAGCGGCCGGAACGGTACTCCGTCGCGGACCCGCTGGCACTGGCGCCGCCCGGGCGACCCGTCAGGCTGCTGCACGGCACCGCCGACCGGCAGGTGCCGCCGGAGCTCAGCCGCCGCTATGCTGCCGCGGCCGGCACGGGCGCGACGCTGAGAGAACTGGACGGCGTCGAGCACTTCGGGCTCATCGACCCCGAGTCGAGCGCCTGGCCGGCCGTGCTCGACGCCGTCGCCGAGCTGATGAGGAGCGCATGA
- a CDS encoding histidine phosphatase family protein yields the protein MTATRYLYLARHAEAAPDDTGLSAAGRRQAELLGQRLRDGGRWFDAVWHGPLPRAAETARIVAAALGTEPVQTAAAGDYVPHRDDVPAAYQGFVDQFDDDGGAELAAEAVRRFTGTADGDAERHELVVTHAFTIGWLLRHALDAAPWRWLTVNQGNAALTVIRYAPERAPSVLVHNDTRHLPDELRWTGFPDALRV from the coding sequence ATGACCGCCACCCGCTACCTGTACCTCGCCCGCCACGCCGAGGCCGCGCCCGACGACACCGGGCTGAGCGCCGCGGGCCGGCGGCAGGCCGAACTGCTCGGGCAGCGCCTGCGCGACGGCGGGCGCTGGTTCGACGCGGTCTGGCACGGGCCGCTCCCCCGTGCGGCCGAGACCGCGCGCATCGTCGCCGCGGCCCTCGGGACCGAGCCGGTGCAGACGGCGGCGGCCGGCGACTACGTGCCGCACCGCGACGACGTCCCCGCGGCCTACCAGGGCTTCGTCGACCAGTTCGACGACGACGGGGGCGCGGAGCTCGCGGCCGAGGCGGTCCGGCGGTTCACCGGGACCGCGGACGGCGACGCCGAGCGGCACGAACTGGTGGTGACGCACGCGTTCACGATCGGCTGGCTGCTCCGGCACGCCCTCGACGCGGCGCCGTGGCGGTGGCTGACGGTCAACCAGGGCAACGCGGCGCTGACGGTGATCCGCTACGCGCCCGAGCGCGCGCCGTCGGTCCTGGTGCACAACGACACCCGGCACCTGCCCGACGAGCTGCGCTGGACCGGCTTCCCGGACGCGTTGAGGGTCTAG
- a CDS encoding aminoglycoside phosphotransferase family protein: MTAFRLPTKLAEFAAGGQEPRLTEWAATLPSVVPAVVARWELNVDEAYEPGGQCSWVAPATTAAGDAVVLKVGFRHAEAEHEAAGLRFWDGDGAVRVHADDTFDDTSALLLERAEPGTPLARAMPPLEQDVVLAGLLRRLWRRPPEGHPFRSLASMCEFWARDFDQRAGSAPPAFDRGLLREGVTLYRELPLGSDDDVLLCTDLHPENIVAAQREPWLVIDPKPYVGDRTYDATQHMFNMDRLMADPGALSDRMAGLLDLDPERLRLWLFARCAQEAPEWHDLYDVAVKLAP, encoded by the coding sequence GTGACCGCCTTCCGCCTGCCCACGAAACTCGCCGAGTTCGCCGCCGGCGGTCAGGAGCCGCGGCTCACGGAATGGGCGGCGACACTGCCGTCGGTCGTGCCGGCGGTGGTGGCGCGGTGGGAGTTGAACGTCGACGAGGCGTACGAGCCGGGCGGGCAGTGCTCGTGGGTGGCGCCGGCCACCACGGCCGCCGGCGACGCCGTCGTCCTCAAAGTCGGCTTCCGGCACGCCGAGGCCGAGCACGAGGCCGCCGGCCTGCGGTTCTGGGACGGCGACGGCGCCGTGCGGGTGCATGCCGACGACACGTTCGACGACACCAGCGCACTGCTGCTGGAGCGGGCCGAGCCGGGCACGCCGCTGGCGCGGGCGATGCCGCCGCTCGAGCAGGACGTCGTGCTGGCCGGGCTGCTGCGCCGGCTCTGGCGCCGTCCGCCCGAGGGGCATCCGTTCCGCTCGCTGGCGTCGATGTGCGAGTTCTGGGCCCGCGACTTCGACCAGCGGGCCGGGTCGGCGCCGCCCGCGTTCGACCGCGGCCTGCTCCGCGAGGGCGTCACGCTCTACCGCGAACTGCCGCTCGGCAGCGACGACGACGTCCTGCTCTGCACCGACCTGCACCCCGAGAACATCGTTGCGGCGCAGCGAGAGCCGTGGCTGGTCATCGACCCCAAGCCGTACGTCGGCGACCGCACCTACGACGCCACGCAGCACATGTTCAACATGGACCGCCTGATGGCCGACCCCGGCGCGCTGTCCGACCGCATGGCCGGCCTGCTCGACCTCGACCCCGAGCGGCTGCGGCTCTGGCTGTTCGCCCGCTGCGCCCAGGAGGCGCCCGAGTGGCACGACCTCTACGACGTCGCGGTGAAGCTCGCCCCCTAG
- a CDS encoding ABC transporter permease subunit, with product MSTSSTLTPPASPPAHRADVGRPRLTFGRILDAEWTKIRTVRSTVWTLASLVVLGVGLTALICWGVAGELADDSAGEPIGAFVTWGLMFGQIAALVLGILVATAEYSSGMIRTTLAAAPRRWSVLAAKTTVLAGLLLVLGAITSTLAILAGNFFLDREGIGLTLSDPEVLRTMAGGGLYLAVLGVFGLGLGLLLRHTAGAVTVGIALIFVVGNLVGLIPGAAGEWLTKLMPGNAGTTMATVESFNPDLLGPWTGIGVFAGEAALLLLISGWLFSRRDA from the coding sequence ATGAGCACGTCCTCGACCCTGACCCCGCCGGCGTCGCCGCCGGCCCACCGCGCCGACGTCGGCCGGCCCCGGCTCACGTTCGGCCGCATCCTCGACGCCGAGTGGACGAAGATCCGCACCGTCCGCTCCACCGTCTGGACGCTCGCCTCGCTGGTCGTCCTCGGCGTCGGCCTGACGGCGCTGATCTGCTGGGGCGTCGCCGGTGAGCTCGCCGACGACAGCGCCGGCGAGCCGATCGGCGCGTTCGTCACCTGGGGCCTGATGTTCGGCCAGATCGCCGCGCTCGTGCTGGGCATCCTGGTGGCGACCGCCGAGTACTCCAGCGGCATGATCCGCACCACGCTCGCCGCGGCGCCGCGCCGGTGGTCGGTGCTGGCCGCCAAGACGACGGTGCTCGCCGGGCTGCTGCTGGTGCTCGGAGCCATCACGTCGACCCTCGCGATCCTGGCCGGCAACTTCTTCCTCGACCGCGAGGGCATCGGGCTCACGCTCAGCGACCCCGAGGTGCTGCGGACGATGGCCGGCGGCGGTCTCTACCTCGCCGTGCTGGGCGTGTTCGGCCTGGGCCTCGGCCTGCTGCTGCGCCACACCGCCGGGGCGGTCACGGTCGGCATCGCGCTGATCTTCGTCGTCGGCAACCTGGTCGGCCTCATCCCCGGCGCCGCCGGCGAGTGGCTGACGAAGCTGATGCCGGGCAACGCCGGCACGACGATGGCCACCGTCGAGTCCTTCAACCCCGACCTGCTGGGGCCGTGGACCGGCATCGGGGTGTTCGCCGGCGAGGCGGCGCTGCTGCTGCTGATCTCGGGCTGGCTGTTCTCCAGGCGCGACGCCTGA
- a CDS encoding ATP-binding cassette domain-containing protein, which yields MITAERLTKRYGDKTAVDAIDFTVRPGAVTGFLGPNGAGKSTTMRMVMGLDHPSGGRVTVNGRAYRDLPAPLHEVGALLEAKAIHGGRTAYNHLLWLAKTNGIPRRRVDEVIGMVGLEAVARKRSGGFSLGMGQRLGIAAALLGDPGVLLFDEPVNGLDPEGIRWIRTLIRSLAAEGRTVFVSSHLMSEMALTADHLLVIGRGAILADTDMSDFIARNSAAHVRVRSPQGGALAEALRERGWGIRRDDDGALLVDGATPEQIGDVAGSRGLYLHELSAVSASLEEAFMRLTADSVEYHARTDQPVPAGV from the coding sequence ATGATCACAGCGGAACGGCTGACGAAACGCTACGGAGACAAGACCGCGGTCGACGCGATCGACTTCACGGTCCGGCCCGGCGCGGTCACCGGCTTCCTGGGCCCGAACGGCGCCGGGAAATCCACGACTATGCGCATGGTGATGGGCCTCGACCACCCGTCCGGCGGCCGCGTCACCGTGAACGGCCGCGCCTACCGCGACCTCCCCGCGCCGCTGCACGAGGTCGGCGCGCTGCTGGAGGCGAAGGCGATCCACGGCGGCCGCACGGCCTACAACCACCTGCTGTGGCTGGCGAAGACCAACGGCATTCCGCGCCGCCGCGTCGACGAGGTCATCGGCATGGTCGGGCTCGAGGCCGTCGCGCGCAAGCGCTCCGGCGGGTTCTCGCTCGGCATGGGCCAGCGGCTCGGCATCGCCGCCGCGCTGCTCGGCGACCCCGGCGTGCTGCTGTTCGACGAGCCGGTCAACGGCCTCGACCCGGAGGGCATCCGGTGGATCCGCACCCTCATCCGGTCGCTGGCCGCCGAGGGCCGGACGGTGTTCGTCTCCAGCCACCTCATGTCGGAGATGGCGCTGACCGCCGACCACCTGCTGGTCATCGGGCGCGGCGCCATCCTCGCCGACACCGACATGTCCGACTTCATCGCCCGCAACTCCGCCGCCCACGTCCGGGTCCGGTCGCCGCAGGGCGGCGCGCTGGCCGAGGCGCTGCGCGAGCGGGGCTGGGGCATCCGCCGCGACGACGACGGCGCGCTGCTCGTCGACGGCGCCACGCCCGAGCAGATCGGCGACGTCGCCGGCTCGCGCGGGCTGTACCTGCACGAGCTGAGCGCGGTCAGCGCCTCGCTCGAGGAGGCGTTCATGCGCCTCACCGCCGACAGCGTCGAGTACCACGCCCGCACCGACCAGCCCGTCCCCGCCGGAGTGTGA